A single window of Halotalea alkalilenta DNA harbors:
- a CDS encoding homoserine dehydrogenase, with translation MKPVRVGICGLGTVGGGTFNVLTRNADEIARRAGRPIVIEQIGARRDNPLCDLSSAKVTRDIFEVARNPDIDVVVELIGGYEVARQLVLEAISHGKHVVTANKALIAVHGSEIFRAAAERGVIVAFEAAVAGGIPVIKSLREGLGANRIQWLAGIINGTGNYILTHMRDEGRTFEDVLAEAQALGYAEADPTFDIEGIDAAHKLTILASIAFGVPLQFDKTYTEGISRITSEDIEQADNLGYIIKHLGIARRTDGGVELRVHPTLIPKTRLLANVHGVKNAIEVMGDAVGPTLYYGAGAGAEPTASAVVADILDVARDIATEHNYRTPYLAFIGIDDDQDRLPILPMERIVSAYYLRLSAVDRPGVLARVAMILAEQEISIESLIQKEAKSGDLATIIMLTHAVREANMNAAILSLEALDDIAGPVTRIRVENLDEQ, from the coding sequence CTGAAACCTGTACGAGTCGGCATTTGCGGTCTCGGTACCGTTGGCGGCGGCACCTTCAACGTGCTGACCCGCAACGCCGATGAGATCGCCCGTCGCGCGGGTCGCCCGATCGTGATCGAGCAGATCGGCGCGCGCCGTGACAACCCGCTGTGCGATCTGTCCTCGGCGAAGGTGACCCGCGACATTTTCGAGGTCGCCCGCAATCCCGATATCGATGTGGTGGTCGAGCTGATCGGCGGTTATGAGGTCGCCCGCCAGCTGGTGCTCGAGGCGATCAGTCATGGCAAGCACGTGGTCACCGCCAACAAGGCATTGATCGCGGTGCACGGCAGCGAAATCTTCCGCGCCGCCGCGGAGCGCGGCGTGATCGTCGCTTTCGAGGCGGCGGTGGCCGGGGGCATTCCGGTGATCAAGTCGCTGCGCGAAGGGCTCGGAGCCAACCGCATCCAGTGGCTCGCTGGGATCATCAATGGCACCGGCAACTACATCCTTACCCATATGCGCGACGAAGGGCGCACCTTCGAGGACGTGCTCGCCGAGGCCCAGGCGCTGGGCTACGCTGAAGCCGACCCGACCTTCGACATCGAAGGGATCGATGCCGCCCACAAGCTGACCATCCTGGCCTCGATCGCCTTCGGCGTGCCGCTGCAGTTCGACAAGACCTACACCGAGGGCATCTCGCGGATTACCTCGGAGGACATCGAGCAGGCCGACAACCTTGGCTACATCATCAAGCATCTCGGTATCGCTCGGCGCACCGATGGCGGGGTCGAGCTGCGCGTGCATCCGACGCTGATCCCAAAGACTCGTTTGCTGGCCAACGTCCATGGGGTCAAGAACGCGATCGAGGTGATGGGCGATGCGGTAGGGCCGACGCTCTACTACGGTGCCGGTGCCGGTGCCGAGCCGACTGCCTCCGCGGTGGTTGCCGATATCCTCGACGTTGCCCGCGATATCGCCACCGAGCACAATTACCGCACCCCGTACCTGGCGTTCATCGGCATCGATGACGACCAGGACCGGTTGCCGATCCTGCCGATGGAGCGAATCGTCAGCGCCTACTACCTGCGTCTCTCCGCGGTCGATCGGCCGGGCGTGCTGGCGCGGGTAGCGATGATCCTCGCCGAGCAGGAGATCAGCATCGAATCGCTGATCCAGAAGGAAGCGAAGAGCGGCGACCTGGCGACGATCATCATGCTGACCCACGCTGTGCGCGAGGCGAACATGAATGCAGCGATCCTGAGCCTCGAAGCGCTCGACGACATCGCGGGTCCGGTCACCCGCATTCGGGTCGAGAACCTCGACGAGCAGTGA
- a CDS encoding DsbC family protein: protein MPFTSFAAPRRLFGRALLGTFALGASMAVAADEPPDGLERLTINGTEVAVRDARSTPIEGLYRLRLESGEVVFSDAQGRYMLVGDLYENGPGGLVNLSRQAENQERREALASLDEDDMVIFRPAGEIKSTLTVFTDTSCPYCHKLHAEVPELNQRGIAVRYLAFPRAGENSPGARQLAQVWCSDNRSEAMSAAVRGEELSASGSACVAQIERDYELGKRLGVQGTPAVVFPDGSIVPGYLPVDQLTQLIDARS from the coding sequence ATGCCATTCACCTCGTTTGCCGCCCCGCGTCGCCTGTTCGGTCGGGCGCTGCTAGGTACGTTCGCCCTTGGCGCATCCATGGCGGTGGCCGCTGACGAACCGCCCGATGGGCTTGAGCGCTTGACGATCAATGGTACCGAGGTCGCGGTGAGAGACGCCCGCAGTACGCCGATCGAAGGGCTCTACCGGCTGCGGCTCGAAAGCGGTGAAGTGGTGTTCTCGGATGCCCAGGGTCGCTACATGCTGGTGGGCGATCTCTACGAGAACGGCCCCGGCGGTCTGGTCAACCTGAGCCGTCAGGCCGAGAACCAGGAGCGCCGCGAGGCGCTCGCCTCGCTCGACGAAGATGACATGGTGATCTTTCGACCGGCAGGCGAGATCAAGAGCACCTTGACGGTGTTCACCGATACCTCGTGCCCCTATTGTCACAAGCTTCACGCCGAGGTGCCCGAGCTCAACCAGCGCGGTATCGCGGTGCGTTATCTGGCTTTCCCTCGCGCGGGCGAGAACTCCCCCGGGGCGCGCCAGCTCGCTCAGGTCTGGTGCAGCGACAATCGCAGTGAAGCGATGAGTGCCGCGGTACGAGGGGAGGAGCTGAGCGCCTCCGGCAGCGCCTGCGTCGCTCAGATCGAACGTGATTACGAACTAGGCAAGCGTCTTGGCGTGCAAGGCACGCCGGCGGTGGTGTTTCCCGATGGCAGCATCGTTCCGGGCTACCTGCCGGTCGACCAGTTGACCCAGCTGATCGATGCGAGATCCTGA
- the xerD gene encoding site-specific tyrosine recombinase XerD encodes MNDGCANVLIDGFLDALWLERGASPHTLAAYRRDLGHWTSHLERSATTLLAPGEGAIEALLGERRAAGYHPRSDARLLSSLRRFYRWAMLEGLLEADPVGGVGTPPARPGLPKTLDEVDVDRLLAAPDVEQPIGLRDRTMIEVLYACGLRVSELVGLRLDSLNLRQGVVRVLGKGGKERLVPLGEEAHDWLERYLREGRGQLMRDITRAPLFPGRQDGFMTRQTFWHRIKLHAASAGISKPLSPHTLRHAFATHLLDHGAHLRVVQELLGHRDLSTTQIYTHVAQRRLEALHRRHHPRG; translated from the coding sequence ATGAACGACGGCTGCGCCAATGTCCTGATCGACGGCTTCCTCGACGCGCTCTGGCTCGAGCGCGGCGCCAGCCCGCACACCTTGGCGGCCTATCGGCGCGACCTGGGCCACTGGACGAGCCATCTCGAACGCTCGGCGACGACGCTGCTCGCACCGGGAGAGGGGGCCATCGAGGCGCTCTTGGGCGAGCGCCGGGCAGCCGGCTACCATCCGCGCAGCGACGCCCGGTTACTCTCCAGCCTGCGGCGGTTTTATCGCTGGGCGATGCTCGAGGGGCTGCTCGAGGCGGATCCGGTCGGCGGTGTCGGTACCCCTCCCGCCCGGCCAGGGCTGCCCAAGACCCTCGATGAGGTCGATGTCGATCGGCTGCTCGCCGCGCCGGACGTCGAACAGCCTATCGGCCTGCGCGATCGCACCATGATCGAGGTGCTCTACGCCTGCGGATTGCGGGTGTCGGAGCTGGTCGGCCTGCGCCTTGACAGTCTCAACCTGCGCCAGGGCGTGGTGAGGGTGCTGGGCAAGGGCGGCAAGGAGCGGTTGGTGCCGCTTGGCGAGGAGGCGCACGATTGGCTCGAACGCTACCTGCGCGAGGGGCGAGGGCAGTTGATGCGCGACATCACGCGTGCCCCCTTGTTTCCCGGGCGCCAAGATGGCTTCATGACCCGTCAGACGTTTTGGCACCGGATCAAGCTGCATGCGGCTTCGGCGGGAATCTCAAAGCCGCTATCGCCGCATACTCTCCGCCACGCCTTCGCCACGCACCTGCTCGACCACGGCGCCCACTTAAGGGTGGTCCAGGAGCTGCTCGGACACCGTGATCTGTCGACCACGCAGATTTATACCCACGTCGCGCAGCGTAGGCTCGAAGCGCTGCATCGCCGCCACCACCCGCGCGGTTGA
- the rplS gene encoding 50S ribosomal protein L19, giving the protein MSNRNKVIQVIESEQMGKELPAFGPGDTIIVQVKVVEGTRERLQAFEGVVIGKRNRGLNSAFTVRKISHGVGVERTFQTYSPLVASVEVKRRGDVRQAKLYYLRELSGKAARIKEKLS; this is encoded by the coding sequence ATGAGCAATCGAAACAAAGTGATCCAGGTGATCGAATCCGAGCAGATGGGCAAAGAGCTGCCCGCTTTCGGCCCCGGCGACACCATCATCGTCCAGGTGAAGGTCGTCGAAGGTACCCGCGAGCGTCTGCAGGCGTTCGAAGGCGTGGTGATCGGCAAGCGCAACCGCGGCCTCAACTCCGCCTTCACCGTGCGCAAGATTTCCCACGGTGTCGGCGTCGAGCGTACCTTCCAGACCTACAGCCCGCTGGTCGCGAGCGTTGAAGTGAAGCGCCGCGGTGACGTTCGTCAGGCGAAGCTTTACTACCTTCGCGAGCTCAGCGGCAAGGCCGCGCGCATCAAGGAAAAGCTTTCCTGA
- the trmD gene encoding tRNA (guanosine(37)-N1)-methyltransferase TrmD, with the protein MSIGVVSLFPEMFDALTLHGVSGRAVRQGLLSLEFWNPRDYAVDRHRSVDDRPYGGGPGMLMKVDTLRGAIHDARDALTVDGVAPRVIYLSPQGRVLDQRGVRELASSGRLVLVAGRYEGIDERVIEADVDEQWSIGDYVLSGGELPAMVLIDAISRLVPGVLGHARSAEEDSFADGLLDCPHYTRPEEIDGKRVPEVLINGHHGEIRRWRLKQSLGRTWSLRPDLLETRTLTAEERTLLDEYVREYAARQGDGGARD; encoded by the coding sequence CTGAGCATCGGCGTGGTGTCGCTGTTTCCCGAGATGTTCGACGCCCTGACCTTGCATGGGGTCAGCGGTCGCGCGGTTCGCCAGGGGCTTTTGTCGCTCGAGTTCTGGAATCCGCGTGACTATGCCGTCGACCGGCATCGCAGCGTCGATGACCGCCCCTACGGGGGAGGGCCGGGGATGCTGATGAAGGTCGATACGCTGCGCGGTGCGATTCACGATGCGCGCGATGCGCTCACCGTGGACGGTGTCGCTCCCCGAGTGATCTATCTCTCCCCGCAGGGAAGGGTGCTGGACCAGCGGGGAGTGCGTGAACTGGCGAGCAGCGGGCGTTTGGTGCTGGTCGCTGGACGCTACGAGGGCATCGACGAGCGCGTGATAGAAGCCGACGTCGATGAGCAGTGGTCGATCGGCGACTACGTACTGAGTGGCGGCGAGCTGCCAGCGATGGTGCTGATCGATGCGATCTCGAGGCTGGTGCCGGGGGTGCTCGGACATGCCCGCTCGGCCGAGGAGGATTCGTTCGCCGATGGCCTGCTCGACTGCCCGCACTATACGCGGCCGGAAGAGATCGATGGCAAGCGCGTTCCCGAGGTGCTGATCAACGGGCATCATGGTGAGATTCGCCGCTGGCGCCTCAAGCAATCCCTTGGGCGGACTTGGTCATTGCGGCCGGATCTGCTCGAAACGCGGACGTTGACCGCAGAGGAGCGCACGCTTCTCGATGAGTACGTCCGTGAGTACGCCGCCCGGCAGGGCGACGGCGGTGCGCGGGACTGA
- the rimM gene encoding ribosome maturation factor RimM (Essential for efficient processing of 16S rRNA): MGSLTSPYGVKGWLKVYSHTSPMEGILEYDRWTVDKDGVERVYEVLQGRRQGKGLVVQLAGVASREAAEALGGATIKLATDELPRLSAGEYYWYQLEGLKVTTIDGVELGRVDHLLETGANDVLVVKGGPDGKERLLPFLPDEVIERIDLETGEMRVDWDPEF, from the coding sequence ATGGGCAGCTTGACCAGCCCCTACGGTGTCAAGGGATGGTTGAAGGTCTATTCGCACACGAGCCCCATGGAGGGCATCCTCGAGTACGACCGCTGGACCGTCGACAAGGACGGTGTCGAGCGTGTCTACGAGGTGCTCCAGGGGCGTCGCCAGGGCAAGGGTTTGGTGGTCCAGTTGGCTGGTGTCGCTTCGCGCGAGGCGGCCGAAGCGCTCGGCGGTGCGACGATCAAGCTTGCGACCGACGAACTGCCCCGGCTCTCGGCGGGCGAGTATTACTGGTACCAGCTCGAAGGTCTCAAGGTAACGACCATCGACGGTGTCGAGCTCGGGCGGGTGGATCACCTGCTCGAGACCGGTGCCAACGACGTATTGGTGGTCAAGGGTGGCCCCGACGGCAAGGAGCGGCTGTTGCCCTTCCTGCCTGACGAGGTGATCGAGCGGATCGACCTCGAGACGGGAGAGATGCGCGTCGATTGGGACCCTGAGTTCTGA
- the rpsP gene encoding 30S ribosomal protein S16, whose translation MVTIRLARGGAKKRPFYHLTVTDSRVARDGRFIERLGFFNPIARGGEERLRVDLDRLAYWQSQGAQVSDRVAQLIKEARKTAA comes from the coding sequence ATGGTAACCATTCGTCTGGCACGTGGCGGCGCCAAGAAGCGTCCTTTCTATCACCTCACCGTCACCGACTCCCGCGTCGCTCGTGATGGTCGCTTCATCGAGCGCCTGGGGTTCTTCAACCCGATCGCGCGCGGTGGCGAAGAACGCCTGCGCGTCGATCTTGATCGCCTGGCCTATTGGCAGTCGCAGGGCGCGCAGGTCTCCGACCGCGTCGCTCAGCTGATCAAGGAAGCGCGTAAGACCGCAGCCTGA
- the ffh gene encoding signal recognition particle protein: MFESLSDRLSRTLRTITGQARLTEENVQETLREVRRALLEADVALPVVKAFVERVRERAVGQEVSKSLSPGQQFVKIVQQELEAVMGEGSAPLDLKHPPSVILMAGLQGAGKTTSVAKLARFLREREKKKVLVVSADVYRPAAIDQLARLAEEVEVEFFPSTTEQRPVAIAEAAIRHAKIHFHDVVLVDTAGRLHVDAEMMDEIKALHAAIKPAETLFVVDAMTGQDAANTAKAFHEALPLTGVILTKADGDARGGAALSVRHLTGKPIKFIGMGEKTDALEPFHPDRIASRILGMGDVLSLIEEAERTVDKGKAAKLTKKLKKGEGFDLEDFRDQLQQLKNMGGMGSLLEKLPGMGQMAELAQNRNAEKEFGKLEAMINSMTPFERRKPDLINGSRKRRICAGSGTQIPELNRLLKQHKQMQKMMKKMGKKGGMQKMMRGMSSMFGGGGGPGGMGGMGGMGGFPRR, from the coding sequence ATGTTCGAAAGTTTGTCCGATCGCCTGTCGCGGACGCTGCGCACGATCACCGGCCAGGCCAGGCTCACCGAAGAGAACGTCCAGGAGACATTGCGTGAAGTGCGCCGCGCGCTGCTCGAAGCCGATGTCGCGCTGCCGGTGGTCAAAGCCTTCGTCGAGCGGGTGCGCGAGCGCGCGGTCGGCCAGGAGGTGTCCAAGAGCCTTTCGCCAGGGCAGCAGTTCGTCAAGATCGTCCAGCAGGAGCTCGAGGCGGTCATGGGCGAGGGCAGCGCGCCGCTGGATCTCAAGCACCCGCCTTCGGTGATCCTGATGGCTGGTCTCCAGGGCGCGGGCAAGACCACCTCGGTGGCCAAGCTCGCCCGCTTCCTGCGCGAGCGCGAGAAGAAGAAAGTGCTGGTGGTCTCGGCGGACGTCTATCGTCCGGCGGCGATCGACCAGCTCGCGCGCCTCGCTGAAGAGGTCGAGGTGGAGTTCTTCCCGTCCACCACCGAGCAGCGCCCTGTAGCGATCGCCGAAGCGGCGATTCGCCACGCCAAGATCCACTTCCACGATGTGGTGCTGGTCGACACCGCTGGTCGTCTGCACGTCGACGCCGAGATGATGGACGAGATCAAGGCGCTGCACGCTGCGATCAAACCCGCCGAGACGCTCTTCGTGGTCGACGCGATGACCGGGCAGGACGCCGCCAATACCGCCAAGGCGTTCCACGAGGCGCTGCCGCTCACCGGTGTGATCCTGACCAAGGCCGATGGCGATGCCCGTGGCGGGGCCGCGCTGTCGGTGCGTCATCTCACCGGCAAGCCGATCAAGTTCATCGGCATGGGCGAGAAGACCGATGCCCTCGAGCCTTTCCACCCCGACCGTATCGCCTCGCGCATTCTCGGCATGGGTGATGTCCTCAGTCTGATCGAGGAGGCCGAGCGCACCGTCGACAAGGGCAAGGCCGCCAAGCTGACCAAGAAGCTCAAGAAGGGCGAGGGCTTCGATCTCGAGGATTTCCGCGATCAGCTCCAGCAGCTCAAGAACATGGGGGGTATGGGTAGCCTGCTCGAGAAGCTGCCCGGCATGGGCCAGATGGCCGAGCTTGCGCAGAACCGCAACGCGGAGAAGGAGTTCGGCAAACTCGAGGCGATGATCAATTCGATGACGCCGTTCGAGCGGCGTAAACCCGACCTGATCAACGGTTCGCGCAAACGTCGCATCTGCGCGGGTTCCGGTACCCAGATCCCGGAGCTCAACCGGCTGCTCAAGCAGCACAAGCAGATGCAGAAGATGATGAAGAAAATGGGCAAGAAGGGCGGCATGCAGAAGATGATGCGCGGCATGAGCAGCATGTTCGGCGGGGGCGGTGGCCCCGGCGGTATGGGGGGCATGGGCGGAATGGGCGGTTTCCCTCGCCGCTGA
- a CDS encoding cytochrome C assembly family protein translates to MTQPLKVTHDAPKARGRHIWMHAALPYALLAAFLYLFAGLWQAAALARACSPRPGLVRTTGLLAVALHALVLYFVLYRDGELNLGMIETLSLICWVIAVLLLGASLFSPTLAPGAALLPFAAFSLIAMVGLPGTLTYAYFPPGVLVHIASSTLAFALLSIAAVQALLIALQDHALKTRRLRGIVQALPALTRMERMLFELITLGMVLLTISIASGALFVHDLSAQHLTPKTLLSLMAWVIFGVLLWCRRFHGWRGRRAVRWTLVGAVVLVLAYFGSRLLLATR, encoded by the coding sequence GTGACACAACCCTTGAAGGTCACTCATGACGCGCCAAAGGCGCGTGGACGCCATATCTGGATGCATGCCGCACTGCCCTACGCCCTGCTTGCCGCTTTTCTCTATCTGTTTGCCGGCCTCTGGCAGGCCGCGGCACTCGCCCGAGCCTGCTCACCGCGCCCTGGGCTTGTGCGCACGACCGGCCTGCTCGCCGTCGCGCTCCATGCGCTGGTGCTCTATTTCGTGCTCTATCGCGATGGCGAACTCAACCTTGGCATGATCGAGACCCTGTCGCTGATCTGCTGGGTCATCGCCGTGCTGCTGCTGGGTGCCAGCCTGTTCTCCCCGACTCTCGCGCCAGGCGCGGCGCTGCTGCCATTCGCCGCGTTCAGCCTGATCGCCATGGTCGGCCTACCCGGAACGCTGACCTACGCTTACTTCCCCCCTGGGGTGCTGGTCCATATCGCAAGCTCGACGCTCGCCTTCGCGCTGCTCTCGATCGCCGCGGTCCAAGCATTGCTGATCGCACTGCAGGACCATGCGCTGAAGACCAGGCGGCTGCGCGGCATCGTCCAGGCGCTGCCCGCGCTGACCCGAATGGAGCGCATGCTGTTCGAACTCATCACCCTGGGAATGGTGCTGCTGACGATTTCGATCGCCAGCGGTGCGCTGTTCGTCCACGACCTGTCCGCCCAGCACCTGACCCCGAAGACCCTGCTTTCACTGATGGCATGGGTGATCTTCGGCGTGCTGCTCTGGTGCCGCCGTTTCCACGGCTGGCGTGGACGTCGCGCGGTGCGCTGGACGCTGGTCGGCGCCGTGGTGCTGGTACTCGCCTACTTCGGCAGCCGGCTGCTGCTCGCCACGCGCTGA
- a CDS encoding HlyC/CorC family transporter, protein MSELLLLTSGIVLLLALCAFFSFAEIGMMAVNRYRLHHLAGEGHVGAKRVLELVRQPDKLLGVILIGNTLVGNLSASLATMLALNFFDAGSAPIVATVLLTIVMLIFGEVMPKTWAAVSPEQVSYPCARVLGPALKICMPLVVMVNGISNWLLKFCGLHKVQADATSLSPEELRTVVGEAGSLIPSRNRAMLLSIIDLNKATVRSIMVPRHEIDGIDLESDDESLRRQLTHSQHTRLPVYKGDVNNVVGLLHVRSAAAILGRPERLRAEIVNAASEPYFVPESTPLHTQLHYFQSQQRRIALVVDEYGEVIGLATLEDILEEIVGEFTTQSQSPTDGIQPFEDGYLIEGRVPLREINRLLGWSLPVDGPRTLNGLIVERLETFPAGPVSLMLGDYRIEVTDLEDNFIVRAYCAPRASIAGARSRPE, encoded by the coding sequence ATGAGCGAACTGCTGCTGTTGACGAGCGGGATAGTGCTGCTACTGGCGCTGTGCGCGTTCTTCTCCTTCGCGGAGATCGGCATGATGGCGGTCAATCGCTACCGGCTGCATCACCTCGCCGGAGAAGGGCATGTGGGGGCCAAGCGAGTGCTCGAGCTCGTCCGCCAGCCGGACAAGCTGCTGGGAGTGATCCTGATCGGCAATACCCTGGTCGGCAACCTCTCCGCTTCACTGGCCACCATGCTCGCGCTCAACTTCTTCGACGCGGGCTCGGCGCCGATCGTCGCGACCGTGCTGCTGACCATCGTGATGCTGATCTTCGGCGAAGTGATGCCCAAAACCTGGGCGGCGGTGAGCCCGGAGCAGGTTTCCTACCCCTGCGCACGGGTGCTGGGGCCGGCGCTGAAGATATGCATGCCGCTGGTGGTAATGGTCAACGGCATCTCCAACTGGCTGCTCAAGTTCTGCGGCCTGCACAAGGTCCAGGCCGACGCGACCTCGCTGTCGCCCGAGGAACTGCGCACCGTGGTCGGAGAGGCCGGCAGCCTGATTCCATCACGCAACCGTGCAATGCTGCTGTCGATCATCGACCTCAACAAGGCGACAGTGCGCAGCATCATGGTGCCACGCCATGAAATCGACGGCATCGACCTGGAGAGCGACGACGAATCGCTACGTCGACAGCTGACCCACAGCCAGCACACCCGGCTGCCGGTCTACAAAGGGGACGTCAACAACGTCGTCGGACTGCTCCATGTGAGAAGCGCGGCGGCGATCCTGGGCCGGCCCGAGCGGCTGCGCGCCGAGATCGTCAACGCGGCCAGCGAGCCCTACTTCGTCCCTGAATCGACGCCGCTGCATACCCAGCTGCACTACTTTCAGAGTCAGCAGCGCCGTATCGCCCTGGTGGTCGACGAATATGGCGAAGTGATCGGACTGGCCACCCTCGAGGACATCCTCGAGGAGATCGTCGGCGAGTTCACCACCCAGTCCCAGTCGCCCACGGACGGCATCCAGCCGTTCGAGGATGGCTACCTGATCGAGGGCAGGGTGCCACTGCGCGAGATCAATCGGCTACTCGGCTGGTCACTGCCGGTCGATGGACCGCGAACGCTCAACGGGCTGATCGTCGAACGACTCGAGACCTTCCCGGCGGGTCCGGTCTCGCTGATGTTGGGCGACTATCGTATCGAGGTGACCGACCTCGAAGACAACTTCATCGTCCGGGCGTACTGCGCGCCTCGCGCCAGCATCGCCGGCGCGAGGTCCCGCCCGGAGTAA
- a CDS encoding PepSY domain-containing protein, translating into MAIDRLGARLGAAFAGLTLIALTWSIAPARAELDQNDALDLTEQGKILPLEEIIAQARHFHEGKLIEAMLEYHAPHYVYRLEILDEHGQVWDVLFDAASGERITTE; encoded by the coding sequence ATGGCGATCGACAGGCTAGGTGCTCGACTGGGCGCGGCTTTTGCCGGGCTGACGCTGATTGCGCTAACTTGGAGCATAGCGCCCGCTCGAGCGGAGCTCGATCAGAACGATGCGTTGGATCTCACCGAACAGGGCAAGATTCTGCCGCTCGAGGAGATCATCGCCCAGGCGCGCCATTTTCATGAGGGAAAACTGATCGAAGCGATGCTCGAATATCATGCCCCGCACTACGTGTACCGGCTGGAAATACTCGACGAACACGGGCAGGTCTGGGACGTGCTCTTCGATGCGGCCTCGGGCGAACGAATCACCACGGAATAG
- a CDS encoding response regulator transcription factor produces MRLLLVEDNVPLADELNTLFTQNGYAVDWCTDGRDAAVMALNIPFDMIVLDLGLPGRPGLQLLEEWRENGLDTPILILTARTSWSERITGLRAGADDYLPKPFHPDELLLRLQGLMRRRHGQRPTPKLSVAGVVLDEASQSATTEAGGDKQVNLTRAEFAILRYMMLHPEHVIPKDRLLDHLYDSEHERNPNVVEVHINHLRQKLGRGVIITQRGQGYRFGGSSREDNQ; encoded by the coding sequence ATGCGACTCCTGCTGGTCGAAGACAACGTACCGCTCGCCGACGAACTCAACACCCTGTTCACCCAGAATGGCTATGCCGTGGACTGGTGCACGGATGGCCGCGACGCTGCGGTGATGGCGCTCAACATTCCTTTCGACATGATCGTGCTCGATCTCGGGCTGCCCGGCCGTCCCGGCCTTCAGCTGCTCGAGGAGTGGCGCGAGAACGGCCTCGACACCCCGATCCTGATCCTCACCGCCCGGACCAGCTGGAGCGAGCGGATCACCGGGCTGCGCGCCGGCGCCGACGATTACCTGCCGAAGCCCTTCCATCCCGACGAGCTGCTGCTGCGCCTCCAAGGGCTGATGCGCCGCCGCCACGGCCAGAGGCCGACGCCCAAGCTCTCGGTCGCAGGCGTGGTGCTCGACGAGGCCAGCCAGAGCGCGACCACCGAGGCCGGCGGCGACAAGCAGGTCAACCTGACCCGCGCCGAGTTCGCCATCCTGCGCTACATGATGCTGCATCCCGAACACGTGATCCCCAAGGATCGACTGCTCGACCACCTCTACGACAGCGAGCACGAACGCAATCCGAACGTGGTCGAGGTGCACATCAACCACCTGCGCCAGAAGCTGGGGCGCGGCGTGATCATCACCCAGCGAGGACAGGGCTATCGTTTCGGCGGCAGCAGCCGCGAAGATAATCAGTGA